A genome region from Euphorbia lathyris chromosome 4, ddEupLath1.1, whole genome shotgun sequence includes the following:
- the LOC136226634 gene encoding uncharacterized protein isoform X2, translating to MGIIMILEELCHRVSRSLTFANLPDETIKSVLSGSLLLPSLELRNFLYDELVIASYSLKKLVLGENDGSSGCAIVISCPNLEELNMYGLDIDSLKLMKLPSLVCATLDFNYYAEVYDENTVKQILEQLQELEHATELNIGSKFIKCQMSVDVPDLHDCREKKYWNADGTVSQTEIVNVSLFSTL from the exons ATGGGGATAATTATGATCCTAGAAGAATTATGTCACAGAGTATCTAGAAGTCTCACCTTTGCTAATTTGCCTGATGAAACAATTAAAAGTGTTTTATCGGGCAGTTTGTTACTTCCTTCATTGGAATTAAGGAACTTTTTGTATGATGAGCTTGTTATAGCTTCATATTCTTTGAAGAAATTAGTTTTAGGAGAAAATGATGGGAGTTCAGGTTGTGCAATTGTAATTTCATGTCCAAACCTTGAAGAATTGAACATGTATGGTTTGGATATTGATTCTCTCAAATTGATGAAACTGCCATCTTTAGTTTGCGCTACTcttgattttaattattatgcGGAGGTCTACGATGAAAATACCGTCAAACAGATCCTTGAGCAGCTTCAGGAGCTTGAACATGCCACAGAACTAAATATTGGAAGTAAGTTTATCAAG TGTCAAATGAGTGTAGATGTTCCGGACTTGCATGATTGCAGAGAGAAGAAGTATTGGAATGCAGATGGGACTGTTTCTCAGACGGAGATAGTCAATGTAAGCTTGTTCTCCACTTTGTAG
- the LOC136226634 gene encoding uncharacterized protein isoform X1: MGIIMILEELCHRVSRSLTFANLPDETIKSVLSGSLLLPSLELRNFLYDELVIASYSLKKLVLGENDGSSGCAIVISCPNLEELNMYGLDIDSLKLMKLPSLVCATLDFNYYAEVYDENTVKQILEQLQELEHATELNIGSKFIKTLTDLEAEGLSSPLLNCKCLTVDGTNFDEHIRGILCVIRSSPMLEKIVIKLPIYQIKFVGTHPNFKFN, encoded by the exons ATGGGGATAATTATGATCCTAGAAGAATTATGTCACAGAGTATCTAGAAGTCTCACCTTTGCTAATTTGCCTGATGAAACAATTAAAAGTGTTTTATCGGGCAGTTTGTTACTTCCTTCATTGGAATTAAGGAACTTTTTGTATGATGAGCTTGTTATAGCTTCATATTCTTTGAAGAAATTAGTTTTAGGAGAAAATGATGGGAGTTCAGGTTGTGCAATTGTAATTTCATGTCCAAACCTTGAAGAATTGAACATGTATGGTTTGGATATTGATTCTCTCAAATTGATGAAACTGCCATCTTTAGTTTGCGCTACTcttgattttaattattatgcGGAGGTCTACGATGAAAATACCGTCAAACAGATCCTTGAGCAGCTTCAGGAGCTTGAACATGCCACAGAACTAAATATTGGAAGTAAGTTTATCAAG ACTTTAACAGACTTGGAAGCAGAAGGTCTATCTTCTCCGTTGTTAAACTGCAAATGTTTGACTGTGGATGGTACTAATTTTGATGAGCACATCCGGGGAATTCTATGTGTAATTCGCAGTTCACCTATGCTTGAGAAAATAGTTATAAAGTTGCCGATCTATCAGATAAAATTTGTTGGAACCCATCctaatttcaaatttaattaa
- the LOC136227436 gene encoding FBD-associated F-box protein At2g26860-like, with protein MEEIHTNGANRSPELEHEEDRISDLPDVLIQFILSFLLSTKQVIQTGILSKRWENLWTHVPVLIFDSSGKNDENFSRFIDNTLILHDCPKVKKFHIKYDRHLQREPQLTPKIRFATRKYVEELILHCDQEHPYLLPNFLYNNVSLINLELFNCCLTTNWEVNWSCLKTLKLECSSLHISAVENAVSGSPLLEWLELTSCDVVDGVVIASKSLKSLIFVDIEHGDNYNPIGISCPKLEELCLRVSGYSDVTFANLPCETIKSVLSCSSLLCSLELRNFLYYKLVIASYSLKKLVLGENDGSSGCAIVISCPNLEELNMYGLDIDSLKLMKLPSLVCATLDFNYYPDVDDENTAKQILEQLQELEHATELNIGSRFIKTLSDLEVEGLSSPLLNCKCLTVDGTNFDEHIRGILCVIRSSPMLEKLVIKVRLDQCQISVDVPDLNDCREKKHWNSDGTGFNCFLPQLKTVEIVGLSDGDSQCKLVLHFVEFLLKNAIALEKMVLVLKDGGTDLVDKVSQKLLSIPKCSRHATVELLCSD; from the exons ATGGAGGAAATCCATACCAATGGAGCAAACAGAAGTCCGGAGTTGGAGCATGAAGAAGACCGGATCAGTGATTTGCCGGATGTGCTTATTCAATTCATCCTTTCCTTTTTGCTCTCAACCAAACAAGTTATTCAGACTGGAATTCTATCCAAACGGTGGGAGAATCTATGGACTCATGTTCCGGTACTAATTTTCGATTCCTCTGGTAAGAATGACGAAAACTTCTCTAGATTCATTGACAATACCCTAATTCTCCATGATTGCCCAAAGGTAAAGAAATTTCATATCAAATATGATCGTCACTTACAGAGGGAGCCTCAATTAACCCCCAAAATCCGTTTTGCAACAAGAAAATATGTGGAGGAGCTAATTTTACACTGTGATCAGGAGCATCCTTATCTGTTGCCGAATTTCCTTTACAACAATGtttctttgattaatttagagTTGTTCAATTGCTGTCTTACGACTAACTGGGAAGTAAATTGGTCATGTCTCAAGACGTTGAAGTTGGAATGTTCGAGTTTGCATATTTCAGCAGTCGAAAATGCTGTATCTGGCAGTCCATTGCTTGAATGGTTGGAATTAACTAGCTGTGATGTGGTTGATGGAGTTGTTATTGCTTCCAAATCATTGAAAAGTTTGATTTTCGTAGATATTGAGCATGGGGATAATTATAATCCTATTGGAATTTCATGTCCAAAGCTTGAAGAATTATGTCTCCGAGTATCCGGATACTCGGATGTCACCTTTGCTAATTTGCCTTGTGAAACAATTAAAAGTGTTTTATCATGCAGTTCGTTACTTTGTTCATTGGAATTAAGGAACTTTTTGTATTATAAGCTTGTTATAGCTTCATATTCTTTGAAGAAATTAGTTTTAGGAGAAAATGATGGAAGTTCAGGTTGTGCAATTGTAATTTCATGTCCAAACCTTGAAGAATTGAACATGTATGGTTTGGATATTGATTCTCTCAAATTGATGAAACTGCCATCTTTAGTTTGCGCCACTcttgattttaattattatccGGATGTCGACGATGAAAATACCGCCAAACAGATCCTTGAGCAGCTTCAGGAGCTTGAACATGCCACGGAACTAAATATTGGAAGTAGGTTTATCAAG ACTTTATCAGACTTGGAAGTAGAAGGTCTATCTTCTCCGTTGTTAAACTGCAAATGCTTGACTGTGGATGGTACTAATTTTGATGAGCACATCCGGGGAATTCTATGTGTAATTCGCAGTTCGCCTATGCTTGAGAAATTAGTTATAAAGGTGCGGCTCGACCAG TGTCAAATAAGTGTAGATGTTCCAGACTTGAACGATTGCAGAGAGAAGAAGCATTGGAATTCAGATGGGACTGGTTTTAATTGTTTCTTGCCACAGCTAAAGACTGTTGAGATTGTAGGCCTCTCAGACGGAGATAGTCAATGTAAGCTTGTTCTCCACTTTGTTGAGTTTCTACTTAAGAATGCAATAGCATTGGAAAAGATGGTCTTGGTATTAAAAGATGGCGGGACAGATCTTGTGGataaagtttctcaaaaatTGTTAAGCATCCCAAAATGTTCTCGACATGCTACTGTCGAGTTATTGTGTTCTGACTAG